Proteins from a single region of Streptomyces sp. Tu 3180:
- a CDS encoding SpoIIE family protein phosphatase produces the protein MRRTWQIGTVTDAARARIAVAQLAAECGVPTVERARLAAALSGRLRQCLTKGGAWVLTLDVPGSPGGEGTLHAVLTPSPGEEAADRTPWAVTVPCPEPGRAGNGTAVTEDPADLSEALLGADEDTAAVLDKLAEQEELVAFHREELHQTNQGVLALHAELDAAGRAQREAFAAERRARNEAEDARRRLTFLADASPVLNASLNHDEIVRRLPELLVPRYARSVDVWLFDDEDDRHRPAAQPAAAVRAARTGRPQYAADHPGGLPGVDDQPPSSLDPGRPLLCIPLLTRRAPLGVLTLSPPGERWDPDDAVMLIELTRRAGIAIDNARRFEHNRDIAETLQRALLTDLPATPGLSLAARYLPATHGLNIGGDWYDAFRQRDGSLITVIGDVTGHGLHAAVMMSQLRTALRAYAVDGGSPGRLLTRLHGFLHHLQPDLYATAVIARFHPDEPTLTWAAAGHPPPVLRLPDGRVRTLDAKPGAMLGIPLKQEITDHTERLMPGATLALYTDGLVERRARGIDPGIERLAAALGSFGPAELEADLEGSADRILHPLLSDSERDDDVCLLLCHLRG, from the coding sequence ATGAGACGCACGTGGCAGATCGGCACCGTCACCGACGCGGCGCGCGCCCGCATCGCCGTCGCGCAGCTGGCCGCGGAGTGCGGGGTGCCGACCGTCGAGCGCGCCCGGCTGGCCGCGGCGCTCAGCGGCCGGCTGCGGCAGTGCCTCACCAAGGGCGGCGCCTGGGTGCTCACCCTGGACGTGCCCGGTTCCCCGGGCGGGGAGGGGACGCTGCACGCCGTGCTGACGCCCTCGCCCGGCGAGGAGGCCGCGGACCGGACGCCGTGGGCGGTGACCGTCCCCTGCCCCGAGCCGGGCCGGGCCGGGAACGGCACCGCGGTGACGGAGGATCCGGCGGACCTGTCCGAGGCGCTGCTGGGCGCCGACGAGGACACCGCCGCCGTGCTGGACAAGCTCGCCGAGCAGGAGGAGCTGGTCGCCTTCCACCGGGAGGAGCTGCACCAGACCAACCAGGGCGTGCTGGCGCTGCACGCCGAACTGGACGCGGCGGGACGCGCCCAGCGCGAGGCGTTCGCCGCCGAGCGCCGGGCGCGCAACGAGGCGGAGGACGCCCGCCGCAGGCTGACGTTCCTGGCGGACGCGAGCCCGGTGCTCAACGCCTCGCTGAACCACGACGAGATCGTGCGCCGGCTGCCGGAGCTGCTGGTGCCCCGGTACGCCCGCAGCGTCGACGTGTGGCTGTTCGACGACGAGGACGACCGGCACCGGCCCGCGGCGCAGCCGGCCGCGGCGGTCCGCGCGGCCCGCACCGGGCGGCCGCAGTACGCCGCCGACCACCCCGGCGGCCTGCCCGGCGTCGACGACCAGCCGCCGTCGTCCCTGGATCCCGGCCGGCCCCTGCTGTGCATCCCGCTGCTGACGCGCCGGGCGCCGCTGGGCGTGCTGACCCTGTCACCGCCCGGTGAGCGCTGGGACCCGGACGACGCCGTGATGCTGATCGAGCTCACCCGGCGGGCCGGCATCGCCATCGACAACGCCCGCCGCTTCGAGCACAACCGGGACATCGCCGAGACGCTGCAGCGCGCCCTGCTCACGGACCTCCCGGCCACGCCGGGACTGAGCCTGGCCGCCCGCTACCTGCCGGCCACGCACGGGCTGAACATCGGCGGTGACTGGTACGACGCGTTCCGCCAGCGGGACGGCAGTCTGATCACCGTGATCGGCGACGTGACCGGGCACGGGCTGCACGCGGCGGTGATGATGAGCCAGCTGCGCACCGCCCTGCGCGCCTACGCGGTCGACGGCGGCAGCCCCGGCCGGCTGCTGACCCGGCTGCACGGGTTCCTGCACCACCTGCAGCCCGATCTGTACGCCACCGCCGTCATCGCCCGGTTCCACCCGGACGAGCCCACGCTGACGTGGGCCGCCGCGGGCCATCCGCCGCCGGTGCTGCGGCTGCCCGACGGACGGGTGCGCACGCTGGACGCCAAGCCGGGCGCGATGCTCGGCATCCCGCTGAAGCAGGAGATCACCGACCACACCGAGCGGCTGATGCCGGGGGCGACGCTCGCGCTCTACACGGACGGGCTGGTCGAGCGGCGGGCCCGGGGCATCGACCCGGGCATCGAACGGCTCGCGGCGGCCCTCGGTTCGTTCGGCCCCGCGGAGCTGGAGGCGGACCTGGAGGGATCGGCGGACCGGATCCTCCACCCCCTGCTGAGCGACTCCGAGCGCGACGACGACGTCTGTCTGCTGCTGTGCCACCTGCGCGGCTGA
- a CDS encoding NAD(P)/FAD-dependent oxidoreductase: MNTVTRPRILVVGAGFAGVECVRRLERRLSPDEADLTLVTPFSYQLYLPLLPQVASGVLTPQSIALSLRRSERYRTRIIPGGAIGVDLRSKVCVVRTITDEIVNQPYDYIVLAPGSITRTFDIPGLTDHAFGMKTLAEAAYLRDHVISQLDLADASHDPAERASRLQFVVVGGGYAGTETAACLQRLTHAAVKRYPRLDPGLIKWHLIDIAPKLMPELGEKLGRSAQEVLTRRGIEISLGVSIAKAGPEEVTFTDGRVIPTRTLIWTAGVVASPLIATLGAETVKGRLAVNADMCLPGHDGVFALGDAAAVPDEARGGGAVCPPTAQHALRQGRQVAENVIATLRGLPTRPYHHKDLGLVVDLGGADAVSKPLGLELRGLPAQAVARGYHFAALRTNVAKARVATNWLLNAVAGDDFVRTGFQARKPAKLHDFEYTNAYLTPEQVRAHVEEAGRAVR; the protein is encoded by the coding sequence ATGAACACCGTGACACGACCCAGGATCCTGGTGGTGGGCGCAGGCTTCGCCGGTGTGGAGTGCGTGCGCCGGCTGGAGCGCAGGCTCTCCCCCGACGAGGCCGACCTCACGCTGGTGACGCCGTTCTCCTACCAGCTCTACCTGCCGCTGCTCCCCCAGGTCGCCTCCGGGGTGCTGACCCCGCAGTCGATCGCCCTCTCCCTGCGCCGCAGCGAGAGGTACCGGACCCGGATCATCCCGGGCGGGGCCATCGGAGTGGACCTGAGGTCCAAGGTCTGCGTCGTCCGCACCATCACCGACGAGATCGTCAACCAGCCCTACGACTACATCGTGCTGGCCCCCGGCAGCATCACCCGCACCTTCGACATCCCGGGGCTGACCGACCACGCGTTCGGGATGAAGACGCTGGCCGAGGCCGCCTACCTCCGCGACCACGTCATCTCCCAGCTCGACCTCGCCGACGCCAGCCACGATCCGGCCGAACGGGCCTCGCGGCTGCAGTTCGTGGTGGTCGGCGGCGGCTACGCGGGCACCGAGACCGCGGCCTGTCTGCAGCGGCTGACGCACGCCGCCGTCAAGCGCTATCCGCGGCTGGACCCCGGCCTGATCAAGTGGCACCTGATCGACATCGCCCCGAAGCTCATGCCCGAGCTGGGCGAGAAGCTCGGCCGCAGCGCGCAGGAGGTCCTGACGCGCCGCGGCATCGAGATCTCCTTGGGCGTGTCCATCGCGAAGGCGGGCCCCGAGGAGGTCACCTTCACCGACGGCCGGGTGATCCCCACCCGCACCCTGATCTGGACCGCCGGGGTGGTCGCCAGCCCGCTCATCGCCACGCTGGGCGCGGAGACCGTCAAGGGCCGGCTCGCGGTCAACGCGGACATGTGCCTGCCGGGCCACGACGGGGTGTTCGCGCTCGGCGACGCCGCGGCGGTGCCCGACGAGGCCAGGGGCGGCGGTGCCGTGTGCCCGCCGACCGCGCAGCACGCCCTGCGGCAGGGCAGGCAGGTGGCCGAGAACGTCATCGCGACGCTGCGCGGCCTGCCGACGCGGCCCTACCACCACAAGGACCTCGGACTCGTGGTGGACCTCGGCGGCGCCGACGCGGTCTCCAAGCCGCTCGGCCTGGAGCTGCGCGGCCTGCCCGCCCAGGCGGTGGCCCGCGGCTACCACTTCGCGGCGCTGCGCACCAACGTCGCCAAGGCCCGGGTGGCGACCAACTGGCTGCTGAACGCGGTCGCCGGCGACGATTTCGTCCGCACCGGCTTCCAGGCGCGCAAGCCGGCCAAGCTGCACGACTTCGAGTACACGAACGCGTACCTGACGCCGGAGCAGGTCCGGGCGCACGTCGAGGAAGCGGGCCGGGCGGTGCGGTGA
- a CDS encoding FUSC family protein, giving the protein MRAAGRPVRARLRDRLAASDPGLLRLTAGLRTVTAIALTLAVLASTGFGITRLVTGAMAAMVATFSVREKRRAAQAVTLALGLPVALVSVSLGAVLNEWVVVGDVFFVVLIFCAVYGRRFGERGTALGLIGFQLYFVSLFVGASAAQLPGLWAALTVAFACSAVVRFAVVPVTPAGLLARLRRAFRVRLAQLVSAQLALLDAGPDGPDEVDKALEDVRTGTSRLHETALMIQTRLEEGTPDESTARLVQRRIADAEIAAERLTLLLLSARSTERADTLTLHLPGAPAPRVGRLPGPEEATALLRRDLLALRALVLRTGTPGTAVAQVRNRLLGYRDEENLPAATPAVRDVFRAVGEAARAVMGLRIALDGPQDESDDTPATARSREELDAEDAAIDAGGESGRDEQPTGLRRPTTRAAVQVTVGSTLAVVGGELLSADRWYWAVLACWIVFINTASTGEILVKGYRRVLGTVFGVGAGIVLAGLVGGHTVAAFALVLVLVFAMFYTAPLSYTLMSFFVTAMLGLLYTLLHTYSWEVLVLRLEETALGAACGVVAAALVLPVNTDRRTNELLVTVLERLAGVTEAAVGQLSGKAADDLLDKARELDRALGDLRGATQPLTHPVTPLRARRTTARYVVALLETCAYHARSLAATAELLPSHPSIAADPRLRAAAGRTVRNIGTIADRVADGKVTAAVGTGPSIASLLGDSDGVARHGRITGRVLRHLERLDEAVVGLARPLGVPVAAPER; this is encoded by the coding sequence GTGAGAGCGGCGGGACGCCCGGTACGGGCACGACTGCGGGACCGCCTCGCGGCGTCCGATCCCGGGCTGCTGCGGCTGACCGCCGGGCTGCGCACGGTGACCGCCATCGCGCTGACCCTGGCCGTGCTCGCCTCGACGGGCTTTGGGATCACCCGTCTGGTGACGGGGGCCATGGCGGCGATGGTCGCCACCTTCTCCGTCCGGGAGAAGCGGCGCGCCGCCCAGGCGGTCACGCTCGCCCTCGGCCTGCCGGTCGCGCTCGTGTCCGTGTCCCTGGGCGCGGTGCTCAACGAGTGGGTCGTCGTCGGTGACGTCTTCTTCGTCGTCCTCATCTTCTGCGCGGTCTACGGCCGCCGGTTCGGCGAGCGCGGGACCGCGCTCGGTCTGATCGGCTTCCAGCTCTACTTCGTCTCCCTGTTCGTCGGCGCCTCCGCCGCGCAGCTGCCCGGGCTGTGGGCCGCCCTGACCGTCGCGTTCGCGTGCAGCGCCGTGGTGCGGTTCGCCGTCGTCCCCGTGACGCCCGCCGGTCTGCTCGCGCGGCTGCGCCGGGCCTTCCGGGTCCGGCTGGCCCAGCTCGTCTCCGCGCAGCTGGCGCTGCTCGACGCCGGTCCGGACGGGCCGGACGAGGTGGACAAGGCGCTGGAGGACGTGCGCACGGGGACCTCGCGGCTGCACGAGACGGCCCTGATGATCCAGACGCGGCTGGAGGAGGGCACCCCGGACGAGTCGACGGCGCGGCTGGTGCAGCGCCGGATCGCGGACGCCGAGATCGCCGCCGAGCGCCTCACCCTGCTGCTGCTGTCGGCCCGCAGCACCGAACGGGCGGACACCCTCACCCTGCACCTGCCCGGCGCGCCCGCCCCGCGGGTCGGCCGGCTGCCCGGGCCGGAGGAGGCCACCGCCCTGCTGCGCCGGGACCTGCTCGCGCTGCGCGCGCTCGTGCTGCGCACCGGGACGCCCGGGACGGCCGTGGCCCAGGTGCGCAACCGGCTGCTCGGCTACCGGGACGAGGAGAACCTGCCGGCCGCCACGCCGGCCGTGCGGGACGTGTTCCGGGCCGTCGGCGAGGCCGCCCGCGCCGTCATGGGGCTGCGCATCGCGCTGGACGGTCCGCAGGACGAGTCGGACGACACCCCGGCGACGGCCCGTTCCCGGGAGGAGCTGGACGCCGAGGACGCCGCCATCGACGCGGGCGGGGAGTCCGGGCGGGACGAGCAGCCGACGGGGCTGCGACGGCCCACCACGCGCGCCGCCGTGCAGGTCACCGTGGGCTCGACGCTGGCCGTCGTCGGCGGTGAGCTGCTGTCCGCGGACCGCTGGTACTGGGCGGTGCTGGCCTGCTGGATCGTGTTCATCAACACCGCCTCGACCGGCGAGATCCTGGTCAAGGGCTACCGGCGGGTGCTGGGCACGGTGTTCGGCGTCGGCGCCGGCATCGTGCTGGCCGGTCTGGTGGGCGGGCACACCGTGGCGGCGTTCGCGCTGGTGCTGGTGCTGGTCTTCGCGATGTTCTACACCGCACCGCTGTCGTACACGCTGATGTCGTTCTTCGTGACCGCGATGCTCGGGCTGCTCTACACCCTGCTGCACACCTACAGCTGGGAGGTGCTGGTCCTGCGCCTGGAGGAGACGGCGCTGGGCGCGGCCTGCGGGGTGGTCGCGGCGGCACTGGTCCTGCCGGTGAACACCGACCGGCGGACGAACGAGCTGCTGGTCACCGTGCTGGAGCGGCTGGCCGGGGTCACCGAGGCCGCCGTCGGACAGCTCAGCGGCAAAGCCGCGGACGACCTGCTGGACAAGGCGCGGGAGCTGGACCGGGCGCTGGGCGACCTGCGCGGTGCCACCCAGCCGCTGACCCATCCGGTCACCCCGCTGCGGGCCCGGCGCACCACCGCCCGGTACGTCGTGGCGCTGCTGGAGACCTGCGCGTACCACGCGCGCTCGCTGGCGGCGACGGCCGAACTGCTGCCGTCCCATCCCTCGATCGCGGCGGACCCCCGGCTGCGCGCGGCGGCGGGACGCACCGTGCGCAACATCGGGACGATCGCGGACCGCGTCGCGGACGGGAAGGTCACCGCGGCGGTCGGGACGGGGCCGAGCATCGCCTCGCTGCTGGGCGACTCCGACGGCGTCGCGCGCCACGGCCGGATCACCGGCCGGGTGCTGCGGCACCTGGAGCGGCTGGACGAGGCCGTGGTGGGCCTCGCCCGGCCGCTGGGCGTCCCGGTGGCGGCGCCGGAGCGGTGA
- a CDS encoding DUF1206 domain-containing protein: MDTSAMAWRGRAGARRAANGSLREGAARAGLTARGVIYLLVGVLALRIAFGDGRRQADRGGALAELADKPFGAVLLWALGIGLVGMALWRLTEALFGSVGKDGRSPRKRLLAVGRCVFYAFVASSVLAFAVGRGSGGGSSDRQSRDLTARAMEAPAGQWLVGLGGAAVVGVGVWIGVQAVRRKYHDKLKFGELGPRARRLVDVTGVGGGVARGLVFAAVGAFAVRAAVAYEPDEAKGLDDTLRSFAGTPLGPWLLVCVSVGLVLFGMFSFALARWRRV, encoded by the coding sequence ATGGACACGAGTGCGATGGCATGGAGGGGGCGGGCCGGCGCCCGACGGGCGGCGAACGGTTCGCTCAGGGAGGGCGCCGCGCGGGCCGGACTGACCGCCCGGGGGGTGATCTACCTGCTGGTCGGCGTACTGGCGCTGCGGATCGCCTTCGGCGACGGACGACGGCAGGCGGACCGCGGCGGCGCCCTGGCGGAGCTCGCCGACAAGCCGTTCGGCGCGGTGCTGCTGTGGGCGCTGGGCATCGGGCTCGTCGGTATGGCCCTGTGGCGGCTGACCGAGGCGCTCTTCGGCTCGGTCGGCAAGGACGGCCGCAGCCCGCGCAAGCGGCTGCTGGCGGTGGGGCGCTGCGTGTTCTACGCGTTCGTCGCCTCCTCGGTGCTGGCGTTCGCCGTGGGCCGCGGCAGCGGGGGCGGGTCGAGCGACCGGCAGTCCCGGGACCTCACCGCCCGGGCCATGGAGGCCCCCGCCGGGCAGTGGCTGGTGGGCCTCGGCGGAGCGGCCGTCGTCGGCGTCGGCGTGTGGATCGGCGTCCAGGCGGTGCGGCGCAAGTACCACGACAAGCTGAAGTTCGGCGAGCTGGGCCCCCGGGCCCGACGGCTGGTGGACGTGACCGGCGTGGGCGGCGGTGTGGCGCGCGGCCTGGTGTTCGCCGCGGTCGGCGCCTTCGCCGTACGCGCCGCGGTCGCCTACGAACCCGACGAGGCCAAGGGCCTGGACGACACCCTCCGCAGCTTCGCCGGCACCCCGCTGGGGCCGTGGCTGCTGGTCTGCGTCTCCGTCGGGCTGGTGCTGTTCGGGATGTTCTCCTTCGCCCTGGCCCGCTGGCGGCGGGTCTGA
- a CDS encoding DUF5133 domain-containing protein, whose protein sequence is MLKPHPAVLRRLVEEYEALLPAGTAPGPDAGHPRLNDLAYTLCVSTGTRDVEDALRTAHRWLAAAAPAPVPAPAPVPALQSGPDPLVPSPAPRRWGTTAAAGAPAPA, encoded by the coding sequence ATGCTGAAGCCCCACCCCGCCGTGCTGCGCCGGCTCGTCGAGGAGTACGAGGCCCTGCTCCCGGCCGGGACCGCGCCCGGACCGGACGCCGGCCACCCGCGCCTGAACGACCTTGCGTACACCCTGTGCGTGTCGACCGGCACCCGTGACGTGGAGGACGCCCTGAGGACCGCGCACCGCTGGCTGGCGGCGGCCGCCCCCGCACCGGTTCCCGCCCCCGCGCCGGTTCCCGCCTTGCAGTCCGGTCCGGACCCGCTCGTGCCGTCGCCCGCGCCCCGCCGGTGGGGCACCACCGCGGCGGCGGGCGCACCGGCCCCCGCGTAG
- a CDS encoding SigB/SigF/SigG family RNA polymerase sigma factor: MRDELVTAWLPMAHRIAGRFRDRGESIEDLRQVAALGLVKAIDRFDPSRGAFESYAVPTITGEVKRHFRDRMWALRVPRRVQELRNKVRVARRELTQNPGSPEPSVADIAAHTGLTEEEVGAGMEALESFSTLSLDAELSADDDGYSLADTLGASDASYDTVVDRESAKEGLRRLPERERAILYMRFFEDMTQSRIADRLGISQMHVSRLISRSCARVRAEALGQRTGRHGTGGHSATA; encoded by the coding sequence GTGCGCGACGAGCTCGTCACCGCGTGGCTGCCCATGGCCCACCGCATCGCCGGCCGTTTCCGTGACCGGGGCGAGTCCATCGAGGACCTGCGCCAGGTGGCCGCCCTGGGACTGGTGAAGGCCATCGACCGGTTCGACCCGAGCCGGGGAGCCTTCGAGAGCTACGCGGTCCCCACCATCACCGGAGAGGTCAAGCGGCACTTCCGGGACCGGATGTGGGCCCTGCGCGTGCCCCGCCGCGTGCAGGAACTGCGCAACAAAGTGCGGGTGGCCCGGCGCGAGCTCACCCAGAACCCGGGCAGTCCCGAACCCTCCGTGGCGGACATCGCGGCCCACACCGGGCTGACCGAGGAGGAGGTCGGCGCCGGGATGGAGGCGCTGGAGAGCTTCAGCACCCTGTCGCTGGACGCCGAACTGTCGGCCGACGACGACGGCTACAGCCTCGCCGACACCCTCGGCGCCTCCGACGCGTCCTACGACACCGTGGTCGACCGCGAGTCCGCCAAGGAGGGCCTGCGCCGCCTGCCGGAACGCGAGCGCGCCATCCTCTACATGCGTTTCTTCGAGGACATGACCCAGAGCCGCATCGCCGACCGGCTGGGCATCTCCCAGATGCACGTCTCCCGTCTCATCAGCCGCAGCTGCGCCCGCGTGCGCGCCGAGGCACTGGGACAGCGCACGGGCCGCCACGGCACCGGCGGACACTCGGCGACGGCGTGA
- a CDS encoding ATP-binding protein yields MCEEHVTEPVVEPPGARRVRPACPRRPAEVREAVERAVSERCRATRTPCDTHALEDALLVASELTTNAMLHGGGLTDFQVDVSGPGVRLSVSDRSDRLPVALPATDPQGRRRPGGHGWPIVCRLSRDVRVSDLPAGGKCITAVVPLF; encoded by the coding sequence ATGTGTGAGGAGCACGTGACCGAACCCGTTGTCGAGCCGCCCGGCGCGCGCCGGGTCCGCCCGGCCTGCCCGCGCCGGCCCGCCGAGGTGCGCGAGGCCGTCGAGCGCGCCGTGTCCGAACGCTGCCGCGCCACCCGCACACCCTGCGACACCCACGCCCTGGAGGACGCGCTGCTCGTCGCCTCCGAGCTCACCACCAACGCGATGCTGCACGGAGGCGGCCTCACCGACTTCCAGGTCGACGTCAGCGGTCCCGGAGTGCGTCTGTCGGTGAGCGACCGCAGCGACCGACTGCCCGTCGCCCTGCCGGCGACCGACCCGCAGGGGCGCCGCCGGCCCGGCGGCCACGGCTGGCCCATCGTCTGCCGGCTCTCCCGGGACGTCCGGGTGTCCGACCTCCCCGCGGGCGGCAAGTGCATCACCGCCGTGGTGCCCCTGTTCTGA
- a CDS encoding ornithine decarboxylase has translation MTVDHGRAPVLEALEDYHRKGRLAFTPPGHKQARGADPAVRRVLGDAVFLGDVLATGGLDDRLTRGQVLEDAQELMADAVHADHTFFSTCGSSLSVKAAMLSVAGPHEKLLIGRDAHKSVVAGLILSGIEPVWVEPRWDAERHLAHPPSAEDFDRAFDAHPEARGALVTSPTPYGACADLRAIAEVCHRRSLPLIVDEAWGAHLPFHPDLPSWAMDAGADICVTSIHKMGSGLEQGSVFHLRGDLVTPALLGVRADLLDTTSPSVLIHAGLDGWRRQMALHGKELLGATLDLAAEVRAAVEEIDGMHVNDRDDFCGPGLADDFDPLPGIIDLQELGITGYQAADWLREHRGIDAHLVDHRRIGAQITLGDDRETTGELLSALRDLARAARDLPEAPRVDVPSPGGLRMEQALLPRDAFFGPAEDVPVGEAAGRVAAEMITPYPPGIPAVLPGERLTEPVLRYLRTGLAAGMNLPDPTDPGLETIRVVEKGAERHAERHAE, from the coding sequence ATGACTGTCGATCACGGCCGGGCACCGGTTCTGGAAGCTCTGGAGGACTACCACCGCAAGGGACGGCTGGCGTTCACGCCGCCGGGCCACAAGCAGGCCCGGGGCGCCGACCCCGCGGTGCGCAGGGTGCTCGGGGACGCCGTGTTCCTGGGTGACGTGCTGGCCACGGGGGGTCTGGACGACCGGCTCACCCGGGGTCAGGTGCTGGAAGACGCGCAGGAACTGATGGCGGACGCGGTGCACGCCGATCACACCTTCTTCAGCACCTGCGGCAGTTCCCTGTCCGTCAAGGCGGCGATGCTGTCGGTCGCGGGTCCGCACGAGAAGCTGCTGATCGGGCGTGACGCCCACAAGTCGGTGGTGGCGGGGCTGATCCTGTCCGGGATCGAGCCCGTGTGGGTGGAGCCGCGCTGGGACGCGGAGCGGCATCTCGCGCACCCGCCGTCGGCCGAGGACTTCGACAGGGCCTTCGACGCCCACCCGGAGGCGCGCGGCGCGCTGGTCACCAGCCCGACGCCGTACGGTGCCTGCGCGGATCTGCGGGCGATCGCCGAGGTGTGCCACCGGCGCTCGCTCCCGCTGATCGTGGACGAGGCCTGGGGCGCGCACCTGCCGTTCCACCCCGACCTGCCGTCCTGGGCGATGGACGCGGGCGCCGACATCTGCGTGACCAGCATCCACAAGATGGGCAGCGGTCTGGAGCAGGGTTCCGTCTTCCACCTGCGGGGCGACCTGGTGACGCCGGCGCTGCTGGGCGTCCGCGCGGACCTGCTGGACACCACCAGCCCGTCGGTGCTGATCCACGCGGGGCTGGACGGCTGGCGGCGGCAGATGGCGCTGCACGGCAAGGAGCTGCTGGGCGCCACGCTCGACCTCGCGGCCGAGGTCCGGGCCGCCGTCGAGGAGATCGACGGGATGCACGTCAACGACCGCGACGACTTCTGCGGCCCCGGGCTGGCGGACGACTTCGACCCGCTGCCCGGCATCATCGACCTTCAGGAGCTCGGGATCACGGGGTACCAGGCGGCGGACTGGCTGCGCGAGCACCGGGGCATCGACGCGCACCTCGTCGACCACCGCCGCATCGGGGCGCAGATCACCCTCGGCGACGACCGGGAGACGACCGGCGAACTGCTCTCGGCGCTGCGGGACCTGGCACGGGCCGCCCGGGACCTGCCCGAGGCGCCGCGGGTGGACGTGCCGTCCCCCGGCGGGCTGCGGATGGAGCAGGCCCTGCTGCCGCGGGACGCGTTCTTCGGGCCGGCCGAGGACGTGCCGGTGGGCGAGGCCGCCGGACGGGTCGCGGCGGAGATGATCACGCCGTACCCGCCCGGGATCCCGGCCGTCCTGCCGGGCGAGCGGCTCACGGAACCGGTGCTGCGCTACCTGCGCACGGGGCTGGCCGCCGGCATGAACCTGCCGGACCCGACGGACCCCGGCCTGGAGACGATCCGGGTCGTCGAAAAGGGCGCGGAACGGCACGCGGAACGGCACGCGGAATGA
- a CDS encoding cyclic nucleotide-binding domain-containing protein gives MTKAIKLLTVLPPPQRQHLMALAREVSFPEDTRIFEAGGTADRFWVIRSGAVSLDQRMDSLHRMTVAGLGAGDLLGWSWLFPPHQWDFGAVAFSPVRAYEFDAAAVLRLCEEDPRLGLTLVRGVAEILAHRLEMTRGQLMEQYALRRRSAL, from the coding sequence ATGACCAAAGCCATCAAACTCCTGACCGTCCTCCCTCCCCCGCAGCGGCAGCACCTGATGGCGCTCGCCCGGGAGGTGTCGTTCCCCGAGGACACCCGGATCTTCGAGGCGGGAGGCACCGCCGACCGCTTCTGGGTCATCCGCTCCGGTGCGGTCTCCCTGGACCAGCGGATGGACTCCCTGCACCGGATGACGGTGGCCGGCCTCGGCGCGGGCGACCTGCTGGGCTGGTCCTGGTTGTTCCCGCCCCACCAGTGGGACTTCGGCGCCGTGGCCTTCAGTCCGGTGCGCGCCTACGAGTTCGACGCGGCGGCCGTGCTCCGGCTGTGCGAGGAGGACCCGCGGCTCGGGCTGACGCTGGTGCGCGGGGTCGCCGAGATCCTCGCCCACCGGCTGGAGATGACCCGGGGCCAGCTGATGGAGCAGTACGCGCTCCGCCGGCGCAGCGCGCTGTAG